Part of the Thermodesulfobacteriota bacterium genome is shown below.
GCACAGGTCAGCGCAGCGGGAGAGCTGGGACGTTGGTGTGGGCAGCGCTTGACCGGCCTGACCATGGATGGTACCGTCCTGGCATGTCTCGCCAAGGCCGTTTTGACGCCCCGGAGGCCTTGGCCGCGTCGCTGCCCCTGCCCGCGGGCATCGATTTGGCGGCGGTGGTGGCCTTTGTCCAGGCGCGCCGGCAGGCCGGCGGCGGCTTTGGCGCCACCCCCCGCCTGCCGGCTACGGTCGAGGATACCTTCCAGGCCCTGGCTACCTTTCGGGCCCTGGCCGATCTGGGGGCGCCGGGGGAGCATCTGGCCGCCTGCCGCCAGGATCAGGCGCTCCAGACCTTTCTGGCCAGGATGGCCGGCCACCGGGAGCTGGGCCTGCGCACCATGGCCCAGCTGGTGGCGAGCAGCCGCCTGGCGGCCGCCGACCTGGACCTCGGTTACGCCCAGGCCGCCGCCCGCCGGCAGCTGGGGCAGCAGCCGGGCCTGGAGGCCGTGCATCACGCCTGGCAGATCCTGGGGCCGGAGGGCCTGGGCGAGGCCCTGCAGTCCCTCGGTCCGGCGTGGCTCCAGAGACTGACCCCGTCCCGGCCGACCTGCCGGGGAATGATGCTTCTGGTCGAGGTGGCGGCGGCGGCCGGCGAGGAGCTGCCGGCGGCCAGGACCGGCCGGCTGGCTGCCTGGTTTGCCGCCTGCCAGAGCCCGGATGGCGGCTTCGGCTTTTTTCCCGGCACCACCTCCTTCATCGAGCACAGCCTGTTTTGCCTGCGGGGGTTGAGCCGGCTGGGCGCCCCGGCCCGGGACCCGGACGCCGCCGTCCGCTTCCTGGCCAGCTGCCAGACCCGGGCCGGCGGCTTCGGCCGGCGGGCCAATGCCGCCCCCTTCCTGGACGCCACCGCCCATGGCCTGGCGGCCCTCGCCGCCTTGTGCGGCGCCAGTCCGCCGCCCGTTTTGCCGGTCTGACCTGCCCGCCTGCGCCCAGATTCTGCGAACCTTTTGCGCCGGCCGGGTGTCTTACCGAGAGTTTGCCGTCCTCTGCCACCATCTTCCGGAGGTTGTCATGCGCAAGACCGTCTTCCTCGTCCTGCTTTTCGCCGGCGTGCTCAGCGCCGCCGCATTCCTTCCCCGCCCCAGGAACGAGGCGGGGCCGGCCCCTGCCACCGCCGCGGCCCCCGCCTATCAGGCCATCTCCCCCAGCCGGGCCCAGAAGCTCATGAAGGAGCGGCCGGACCTGCTCCTCGTGGACGTCCGCGGCCCGGACGAGCTGGGGGAGGGCATGATCGCCGGCTCGGTCTCCATGCCCTTCATGGACCTGGCCCGGGGCAAGACGGAGATCCCCAAGGGCCGGCCGGTGCTGCTCATCTGCGCGGTGGGGGGCCGCAGCCTGGCGGTGGGCAAGTACCTGGCCGCCAGCGGCTATCCCGAGGTCTACAACCTGGAGGGCGGCATCAAGGCCTGGAAGCAGGCCGGGCTGCCTGTGGCGCGGTGAGGCCATGGCGGACCTCGATCCCTCCTCGCCGGTGGCGGCGATCCGCAGCCACTGCCGGGACTGCCGCCTCTGCCAGCGGGAGTGCGCCTTTCTGGCCCGCTACGGCACCCCCCGGCAGATCGCCGATACCGCGGCCGGGCCGGGCGGTGCCCCGCCGGAGCTGCCCTTCCAGTGCAGCCTCTGCGGCCTGTGCCGGGCGGTCTGTCCCCTGGGCCTGGATCCTGCCGCCATGTTCCTGTTCATGCGTCAAGAGGCAGCCGGCCGTGGCTATTCCCTGGCCCGTTACCGCCGGCTCCTGGCCTACGAGCGCCGGGGGCTGTCCCGTTCTCTGAGCTACACCGGGCTCCCCGCCGGCTGCGACACCGTCTTCTTCCCCGGTTGCAGCCTGGCGGGCAGCCGCGCCCATCAGGTTCTCCACCTCTTCCAGCGCCTCCAGGCCTGGCACCCCCGGCTGGGGGTGGTGCTGGACTGCTGCACCAAGCCTTCCCACGACCTGGGCCGCCAGCGCTATTTCCAGGCCATGTTCGGCGAGCTGCGGGACTTTCTGGTGGCGAGCGGCGTGCGGCAGGTGCTGGTCTCCTGCCCCAGCTGCCTGGCGGTCTTTCGCAGCCACGGCACCCCGCTGCAGGTGCGGACCGTGTACGAGGAGCTGGCCGCCGGCCGCTCCTTCGCCCAGCAGCCCTTGTCGGGAACGGTCACCATCCAGGACTCCTGCGTGGCCCGCTTCGAGCCCGGAGTTCAGGCGGCGGCCCGCCACCTGGTGGAGGGCCTGGGGCTGACGGTGGCGGAGGGCCGCCACACCGGAGAACGTACCGTTTGCTGCGGCGAAGGGGGCGGGGTGGGCTGCGTCGCGCCAGCCCTGGCCGGCAGCTGGCCGGCCAAGCGGCGGCAGGAGGCAGAGGGCCGGAAGGTGGTGGCCTACTGCGCCGGCTGTGAGCAGTCCCTGCGCGGCGCCGTGGACGTCTGCCACCTGGTGGACCTGATGCTTGACCCCCAGGCGGCCATGGCCGGCAAGACCCGGGTCTGGCGGGCACCGTGGACCTACCTCAACCGCTATCTCCTGAAGAAACGCCTGGAACGGCTGCTGCCGGTGGCGGTCTTCCGGGAGGGGCGGGCGCAGGGCGCTCAGCAGGGGGCCGGTTGCAGATAGGCCGCCAGGGCCATGGCCAGGGGCCGGCGCTGGCAGCGCAGGGAGCGGGCCAGGAGCTCCCGGGCCGCCCGGCGGTCGCCGGCAGCCAGGCGCTGGATCCCAGCCGCCTCCAGCCGCCTGGCCTCTTCCTCCAGCCGGAGAAGGGGGGTCAGATCAGCGCCGCACCGGGGACAGAGGGCCCCCTGACGGCGGGCCCGGCACGCAGGGCAGCGCTCCATGCCTGCCTCCTACTGCTCCAGGAAGTAGAGGATATCGGCCAGCTCCTCGGTGGCCTTGCGCAAGCGCTCGGCATCCTCGGTGGCCAGGGCGTCCCGGACCTCTTCGATGAGGTTGACCAGGTCCTCCCGGTCCTCGGCGCTGGCCTGATCCAGCATCCGCTCTGCCTTTTCGGCCAGGGCCCGGGCCTGGACGACCCGGTGCTGGCGCTCGCCCTGCTCCTGCCGGCCGCCCGCCGCGGCCGGCCCCGCCTCGCCGCCGAACAGGGCCTGCACCCGGTCCTTGGCCGCCGCCATCTCGCCTTCTTCGAAGCGGGAGATGGCGTTGTCCACGACGATGGCCCGCTCCAGACCGGTGTGCTTCTCCAGGGCCGCGACATGGAGCAGGCCGTCGGTGTCCAGCTGCAGCCGCAGCACGATGGGACTGCCCGCGGGGGCCCTGGAGTCCAGACCTGTCACCGTGAAGGCACCGATTTCGATGTTCTCCAGGGCATGGGTCCGCTCCCCCTGGTAGATCCTGACGTCCACCGCCTTCTGGCCCGGATGCATGGTGTAGAAGACCTCGCTGCGGGTGACGGGAATCGGGCTGTTCTTGCGGATGATGGGCACATAGACGTCCAGGCTCGGCATGCCGTCCAGCATGCCCACGGCGCTGGTGCCAAAGGTGTACGGGGTGATGTCCACCAGGACCGCGCTCACCGGACCGCCGCCCATCATCGCCCCCTGGATGGCCGCGCCCATGGCCACGCAGAGGTCGGCGTCGATCTCGCCCCGGGGCTGGCGAGCAAACTCCTCCTCCAGCCGCCGGCGTACCAGGGGGGTGCGGGTGGAGCCGCCCACCAGCAGCACCTCGTCGATGTCCCGCACGGTCAGGCCGGCACTGCGCAGGGCCACGTGCACCGCCTCCAGGGTCTCATCGATGAAGGAGGCAATCATCTCCTCGTACTCGTCCCGGGCGACCTCCAGGGACAGGTGCACCGGCCGGCCTTCCTTTTCCAGCAGGTACTCCTCGCGGATCACCGCAAAGGGCTGATCCGAAAGCCGGCACTTGGCCTCCTCGGCGGCGCGGGCGATCCGGGCCATGGCCTGGCGGGAGGAGCGGGCATCGATGCCGTGCTCTTCCTGGAGGAAGGCCACCACATGGTCCACGAGCTTGTCGTCGAAATCATCGCCGCCCAGATGGTTGTTGCCATGGGAGGCCACCACCTCCACCACCTCCGCCTCCATGCGCACCACCGAGACATCGAAGGTGCCGCCACCGAGATCGTAGACCAGGATCCGCCGGGCCCCCTTCTGGCCCACCTCATAGGAGAGGGCTGCCGCGGTGGGCTCGTTGATGATGCGCACCACCTCGAGGCCGGCGATCTCCCCGGCCTCCCGGGTGGCCTGGCGCTGGGCGTCGTTGAAATAGGCCGGTACGGTGATCACCGCCTTCCCAACCCCATGCCCCAGATACTCCTCGGCCATGGCCTTGAGATGGCGGAGGATGAGGGCGGAGATCTCCTGGGGTGAGGCCTGGTGGTCCCCGAAGGCGACGGTGGTGCTTTCGCCCATCCGGCGCTTGATGGAGCGCACCGTCCGCTCCGGGTACAGCACGAGCTGGTTGCGTGCCGGCCGGCCTACCAGGATGCCGCCATGGTCGTCGAGGCTGACCACGGACGGAACCAGCCGCTCCGGTCCTTCGCCGATGACGGTCACCCGACCCTTTTCCACGACGGCCACTTCGGAATTGGTGGTGCCCAGGTCGATGCCGATGATGGTCTCGCTCATGAAGTCGCCTCGTTTGGGAATACGCTGTCCCCGGGGGCAGGGGGAAAGGGATGGACAGGCGGTCCGGGGCTCATGGCTTGGCCGCGGTCTCAGGTTCCGCGGTGGCCCGATTGACCTGCACCTCCGCGGCCCGCAGCAGGGCATCGCCCCAGAGGAAGCCGCGGCGCAGCTCGGCCACCACCACCCCGTCCGGCAGGTCCGGCCGGGCGCAGGTCTCGGTGACCCGCATGGTGTGAGGATCCAGAGGCAGGCCAGCGGCGGGAAGGGGGCGGACCCCCTGCTCGTGGAGCAGATCCTCCAGGCGCCGGAGGGTCAGGGCCTGGCCCTCCCGGATGGCCTCCTGGAGGGCCTGATCCCGGCGGCAGCCCAGGCCGAGCCAGCGGCGGCGGGGGCTGGACTTGGCGGCGGCCGCAAGCCCTGCCTGCAGCCGGTCATAAAGGTCCAAGAGCTGTACGAGCAGCGGCCGCAGGAGCTCCCGCTCCCGCTTCTTCTCATCGGCCCGGCGCCGGTCCAGCTCGGCAGCCAAGGTAACATGGCCGGCCTGCAGGGTGGCCAGAAGATCCCGGAACTGGTCCAGGGCCTCCCGGAACTGCCGGGCCTCGGTCTTGACCTCGGTCTTGAGGGCCACCAGCTGGGCCATGAGGGAGTAGTCGTCCTCCTGGCCGGCGGCCGGTGGCGCCGGTGGGGGAGCCTCGTCCAGGAAGGCGGCGAAGGAGGCCAGGAGCGCCTCTTTTTCCCGGTCGTTCATGGGCTCAGGCCTCCGGGTTCGGCAGCACGGCCAGGGCCGCCAGGACCTTCAGGAGCTGCGCCTCCCCGGGCCGCCGGGGTGCCGGCTTCGCCTGGCGCATGAGCGGCAGGGCGATCTCCGCCAGGCCCGGCAGCTCGGTGCAGAACAGGGCATGGTGCAGGCGCTCCCGCTGGCTGCGGATCAGCTCAAAGGCGGCCCGGGTCTCCTGAAACTCTGCCGGTGCCCGGTCAGGCGGGTATTGCCGCACCCGGCGCAGATAGGCCTCCTGTACGGCGTCATCGCCGGCGTCCTCGGGGACGTCCAGAAGCAGGTAGGGATCGATCATCAGAACGGGCACTCGTCGTCGTCAAAGAGGCGGGGCGGCTTGGGGGCCTGGCCCCGGGGCTTCTTCCTTTCCGGAGGCGGGAGCGGCAGGAGGTCGGGGAAGAAGTCATTCTCGTCGTCATCGTCCATCTCAAGGAGCATCTCCAGCTGGTGCATCTGGTAATCGAGCTGTCCCAGCCACTGGGTGATCAGCTCGGCACAGGGCCAGTCGCTGGCCGATATGGCGTCGGCTCGGGCCTCCAGGAGCCGGTCGATCTCCCGCATGCCGGCTTCCTTCCGGAAGCGCTTGCTGTTGCCCCGGTACCGGCAGAGGCTTTCGAAGTAGACCAGGATGGGCGCCTCCGGCTGGCTTTGCCTGGCCCTGTCCACCAGGGCCGCCAGGGCCCGGAAGCACTGGCAGGCCGCGAGAGTCTGGCACAGCTGCTGCTGCTCTTCGGGGGAGAAGGGCAGCTCCGCCGCCGCTGTCAGCCGCTCCTCCAGCTGGGCCATTCCCCAGGCCAGATGGGGCGCGGCCAGGGTCTCGTAAAGACGGATCAGCGGCAGAGCATCCAGGACGGTCTGCCGGTCCCAGGGGCGGCCGAAACTGGCCAGCAAGCGGCGGTGCATCTTGATGAGCCGCGGTCTGGTGACGCCCATGTCCCGCCCCGTCACCAGCGTCCGGAGGTCCGCGGCCATGCCGCCGCCCCGCAGCTGATAGCCCCGGGCCATGAGGTCCCAGGCCTCCTGGTCATGGCCCTGCACCAGCTCCAGCAGGCCCTGGGTCAGGATGACCGTGCCGTGGAAGGCGTCGGTCCGGGCCTCCCTGAGGGCATGTGCCAACCCCTTGGCCGCCAGCTGTGGCTTGCCGGCCGCCGCCTGCTTGACGGCCTGGGCCAGGAGGGAGTTGATGAGCACGCCCCGCGCCTCCTGGTTGAGGGGATCCCGGGCCAAGGCATCGGCGGCATAGCCAGCGGCCTTCCTGCAGGCGCCCCGGCGCAAAGCCAAGCCCGCGGCGGCCAGACGGATCTCGCCGTCCTCGGGCAGATGCCGGATGGCGCGCTCCAGCCAGCGGTTGGCCTCCCGGAGGTCGTTGGCGGCAACACAATTCGCGATGACCGTCTGGTACGTCTTCTTGTCCAGGGGATCGAAGGCCAGGCTCTCCACCCGGTAGTCGAAGGCCCGTTCCCGGCCGCCAACCGGATCGGTGTCCGCATGGTCGGCCAAGTGGCGCAGGATCATGGCGGCCGCAAGGGGCTGCCAGGAATGGTCAGCCTCCTCGGTCACCGCCGCGAGCACCTCCTGCCAGGCCTCCTCCAGGGCGTCCGGCGCCGCATGCCGGTCCAGCTCCAGGGCCAGGGCCTGCACCCGGAGCTCGAGCAGGGGATCGAGTCCACCCTGCTGCTTGCGCACCATGGCCAGGCCAGCCGGATCGTGGGCAAGGATCCTCCGGAGGAGCCGCCGGCCGAGGTCCGGTCCCAGGACCTCGCCGTGGCTCAGCACCAGCTTCAGCAGCTCCCGGGGGGAAGGCGGGAGGCCCTGCAGGCGGATAAGACCCTGCAGGCACGGCCACGTGGCCGGCGGCAGGCCCCACAGGCCGGCCACCACCTCCTGCGCCTCCCCGGGGATGGCCGCCAGCCCGGCGAGACGCGCCGCCACCGGTTGCTCCTGGGCCGCCACCAGCTGGGCCAGACGGCCGAAGGCGCTCGGCGATGCCAGCCCGGCCAGGGCCTGCACGCCGGCGGACCGGTCCTCCTCCAGGCGCTGCAGCCCGCTGAGGAGCTGCCGGAGGTCCCGGTACGGCGAGCGGAAGGGGATGGCGGCGAGGCTGGCGGCCAGGGCTGCCTGATCCCCGGCACAGTAAGCGGCCAGGGCCGCCCGCGCCGGGGGCAGGTGCTGGAGCAGGAGATGGCCGGCGGGCAGCTCCCGGACTACTGCCCCGTTGCCGGCCAGCACCTGCACCGCCAGGAAGCCGGTGACCGCCCGGCCAGCGGGGCTGCCGAGGTAGCCGTTGTCCTGCCGGAGGTAGGCCTTGATGGCACGCTGCGGCTGGCCGGCCTGCAGCAGCCAGACGATCAGGCGCTCCTGGCCATCCTCGCGGCCGCAC
Proteins encoded:
- a CDS encoding prenyltransferase/squalene oxidase repeat-containing protein, producing the protein MSRQGRFDAPEALAASLPLPAGIDLAAVVAFVQARRQAGGGFGATPRLPATVEDTFQALATFRALADLGAPGEHLAACRQDQALQTFLARMAGHRELGLRTMAQLVASSRLAAADLDLGYAQAAARRQLGQQPGLEAVHHAWQILGPEGLGEALQSLGPAWLQRLTPSRPTCRGMMLLVEVAAAAGEELPAARTGRLAAWFAACQSPDGGFGFFPGTTSFIEHSLFCLRGLSRLGAPARDPDAAVRFLASCQTRAGGFGRRANAAPFLDATAHGLAALAALCGASPPPVLPV
- a CDS encoding rhodanese-like domain-containing protein; the encoded protein is MRKTVFLVLLFAGVLSAAAFLPRPRNEAGPAPATAAAPAYQAISPSRAQKLMKERPDLLLVDVRGPDELGEGMIAGSVSMPFMDLARGKTEIPKGRPVLLICAVGGRSLAVGKYLAASGYPEVYNLEGGIKAWKQAGLPVAR
- a CDS encoding heterodisulfide reductase-related iron-sulfur binding cluster, translated to MADLDPSSPVAAIRSHCRDCRLCQRECAFLARYGTPRQIADTAAGPGGAPPELPFQCSLCGLCRAVCPLGLDPAAMFLFMRQEAAGRGYSLARYRRLLAYERRGLSRSLSYTGLPAGCDTVFFPGCSLAGSRAHQVLHLFQRLQAWHPRLGVVLDCCTKPSHDLGRQRYFQAMFGELRDFLVASGVRQVLVSCPSCLAVFRSHGTPLQVRTVYEELAAGRSFAQQPLSGTVTIQDSCVARFEPGVQAAARHLVEGLGLTVAEGRHTGERTVCCGEGGGVGCVAPALAGSWPAKRRQEAEGRKVVAYCAGCEQSLRGAVDVCHLVDLMLDPQAAMAGKTRVWRAPWTYLNRYLLKKRLERLLPVAVFREGRAQGAQQGAGCR
- a CDS encoding Hsp70 family protein; translated protein: MSETIIGIDLGTTNSEVAVVEKGRVTVIGEGPERLVPSVVSLDDHGGILVGRPARNQLVLYPERTVRSIKRRMGESTTVAFGDHQASPQEISALILRHLKAMAEEYLGHGVGKAVITVPAYFNDAQRQATREAGEIAGLEVVRIINEPTAAALSYEVGQKGARRILVYDLGGGTFDVSVVRMEAEVVEVVASHGNNHLGGDDFDDKLVDHVVAFLQEEHGIDARSSRQAMARIARAAEEAKCRLSDQPFAVIREEYLLEKEGRPVHLSLEVARDEYEEMIASFIDETLEAVHVALRSAGLTVRDIDEVLLVGGSTRTPLVRRRLEEEFARQPRGEIDADLCVAMGAAIQGAMMGGGPVSAVLVDITPYTFGTSAVGMLDGMPSLDVYVPIIRKNSPIPVTRSEVFYTMHPGQKAVDVRIYQGERTHALENIEIGAFTVTGLDSRAPAGSPIVLRLQLDTDGLLHVAALEKHTGLERAIVVDNAISRFEEGEMAAAKDRVQALFGGEAGPAAAGGRQEQGERQHRVVQARALAEKAERMLDQASAEDREDLVNLIEEVRDALATEDAERLRKATEELADILYFLEQ
- the grpE gene encoding nucleotide exchange factor GrpE; the encoded protein is MNDREKEALLASFAAFLDEAPPPAPPAAGQEDDYSLMAQLVALKTEVKTEARQFREALDQFRDLLATLQAGHVTLAAELDRRRADEKKRERELLRPLLVQLLDLYDRLQAGLAAAAKSSPRRRWLGLGCRRDQALQEAIREGQALTLRRLEDLLHEQGVRPLPAAGLPLDPHTMRVTETCARPDLPDGVVVAELRRGFLWGDALLRAAEVQVNRATAEPETAAKP
- a CDS encoding J domain-containing protein, whose amino-acid sequence is MIDPYLLLDVPEDAGDDAVQEAYLRRVRQYPPDRAPAEFQETRAAFELIRSQRERLHHALFCTELPGLAEIALPLMRQAKPAPRRPGEAQLLKVLAALAVLPNPEA